The Magnetococcus marinus MC-1 genome contains the following window.
GGGTCTGGCGGGGTTAAAATGGCCGCCGCCACAAAGGCCAATACAATATTGTATTTACGTTTGTCTACCAAACCCGCCGTAGAGACAACCCCGGCCTTAATGGCCAACAACAGCCCCACCGGCAGCTCAAAGGTAATACCAAAGGCAATGATGAGCTTAATCACCAGCGAAAGATACTCCCGCATGGACGGTAGCGCTTCGATGGTAGACGACTGAAACCCCAAGAAAAATTTAAAAGCCAATGGAAAAACAAAGTAGTAAGCTAGGGTGCCACCCATAAAAAAGAGAACCGGTGTGACAAACAAAAAGGGCAGGATGGCCGAACGCTCATGTTGGTAAAGCCCCGGCGCAATAAACAGCCACATCTGGGTAAACAGCACCGGCATAGCGAGAAACAGTCCCGCAAAAAAAGAGACCTTGATCTGCGTAAAAAAGGCTTCATGCAGGGCCGTGTAGATCATCTTTGCCTGGGGGCCCAAAATCTCATGCAGGGGGGCCGCCAAAAACTCAAAAATTTGCTCAGAAAAGCTGTAGCACAAGATAAAGCCGACAATAATCGCCCCTACCGAGATCATCAATCGGTTGCGTAGCTCAATGAGATGTTCAACCAGCGGGGCTTTTTGTTCAACGTCCAGGTTCATGGCCGCTCATGCTCCAGATTTTAAATGGCAATCGGCGCACCCTCGCGAAAAGATGCGCCGTTTATGAAGGGTTGGGGTGGCGTTGCCGTAACAGGGGCGCGATGCAACCACCAGCCATGCGTAACGCCACCATGCTATGCCGGGCAAAAAAAACAGACAACGACCACGGCGACAGTCAATCCCACCGGATACACAGCCCCAACCCCTACCCTCGTGGGGAAGGCCGGGAACAGGGTTAAACAGATTTAGGCGCTTCTGCCGGATGAGCCGTCTCAGCGGCAGGCTTCGGCTCAGCAGCAGGCTTCGGCTCGGCAGCCGATGCAGGCGAGAGAGCCGCCGTGGTGGGGGGCGGCGGTGCATCATCCCCATCGGCATATTGATAACCGGCGACCTCATCTTCATACCAATCATCGGCAGCGGCTTTGCCTTTGCCGCTGGCTTGGGCAACCTGCGGCGGAGGCAGGTCCAGCCGCTCAGAAGCGGCCAGCGGTGCCGGAGCCGACCCTTGGCTGGGACGATTGCTGTGCTGAATTTCATCCAGATCCACGCTGTCGCGGATATCCTGGGCAAACCGTTGCATCTGGCGTAGGGCTTTGGCTAAACCACGGGCAACCTCTGGAAGTTTATCCGGCCCGATCACCACCAACGCCACCACCAGGATGATGAAAATCTCACCCCAACCCATACCAAACATCGCGTCTATCCTTCAACGCCAGAGGAGCCCGCACCACACAGAGACCAAGTGGTTACCCAATCGTCATTAGGCGTCTTTTTTCTCCGTGGATTCCGCCGCAGCGGGCTTGCTCACCTCGGGCTCAGCAGGCGCATCATCCTCTGCATTCATCGCTTTTTTAAAGCTCTTTACGCCGCGACCCATGTCGCCCATCACCTTGGGCAGCTTGCCCGCACCGAAGATAACCAAAACAATCACCAAAATGATGACCATCTCCATGGTACCCAAACCAAACATTCGGCTGCCTCCAAAAGGGTGAATCTGTGTGGCGGTGCCACGCCATAAAGGTTACATACTCTACCCTACTTTAAACCACAATGCCATGCATCGTGATCCCTTAGGGGGGTTGGGGTGTGAAATCAGTTACCCCTTTTGTGCTTGAAGCTTTTGTTTCGCCATATCAATGGCCTTTTGCACCTGCGCTTTAACATCCTCAGGGGCAAGGGGGAGTAACTTGTCCAACCATTTGACAGCAGCCTCGTACGCACCAAGCTGGTAAGAGCCCATACCCAACAGCCACAGGGTGTCCAACTGCTCCGGCTGTTTTTTGTGGATACTCTCTAATAATTTGATGCCGACCCCCATTTGAGCCCTATCTTCCGTCTCTAATAGAGTGATCGCCATGCCCACCGCAGCATCCACATGATCCGGTTGGCGTTCCAACACATGTTTGTAGGCATTGATGGCATCCATGGTGCGATCCATATTGCGCAACGAACGTCCGAGCATGAGCCAGCCATCAATATTATCCGGTTCCGATTTTAAGCGCTCTTCCAGCCGCGCAACCATGGCACCAATATCGGGGGCCTGCTGGCCCTGCATAGGGCCGCCTTCCTGCTCTTGTGGAGCTTGTTCCGCCAGAATCTCCCGGTCAGCCGTAGAAAGCAGCTGATAGGCCATGACACTGGATGTACTCACCAACACGATGACCGCAACACCCATGGCGCGGCTAACGCTTAAATTGGCTTGGGAACGTTGCGCGTCCGACGCTGACTGAGGCGCTGTCTGGGCCGGTTTCTCCAGGGCATCTAGCTTGGTTAAAATCTCACCCAGCTCTTCTTCCATCCCCTTTCGGTTATTGGCGGCATCGTCTGCGTCCACCAATCCTCCTTGGGTGTCCATCTCCAGTTCTTTAAGCTGGCGCAAGAGAATATCCCGGCGGTCTTGCAACTCCACCAGGGGGTTGCCCTCTAACCCCACAGGCAGGGGGCGGTTGCCATTGGCCCGAAATAGCGGCACAAACACCATAAAAAGGGCGACACTCAAAATGGGAATAATGATTAGCCAGAGGGTCATACCATTTCCGTCCTATTAGGCGGTTGTTGATCAAACAAGGCACACTCGTGAGTTTAGCGCAGACAATACATGATGGCCTTGAGCTCTATCAACCCGTGCTATGGTGTGCAAAATGTCCATAATGTAGCAGACCTAAACAGGAATGGCGAAGATTGATTGTGCCTTGTGTGGGAAAAGCGCGTAAAGGGAGAGCGATATGCCGGAATTACCAGAGGTTGAAACCACCCGCCGGGGTATTGAACCCGCCCTGGTGGGTAAACGCCTGTGTGGCGTGGTGGTGCGTCAGCCCCAACTGCGCTGGCCCATACCGGTTAAAACCCTGGAAAAAGAGTTGGTGGGGCAGGTGATCCAACAAGTGGCCCGGCGGGCTAAATATCTTTTATGGCGCTGCCCGCAAGGAACCTTGCTGGTTCACTTGGGCATGTCTGGTTCTTTGCGTATTGTGCCCGAGCATACCCCCCCCGCCAAACATGACCATGTGGATTGGGTGATGGAAGGCGGGCAGATGGTGCGCTTGCATGATCCCCGGCGTTTTGGCGCGGTAGTGTGGATACCGGTAACCAGCCCAGAAGAAGAACATCCCCTGCTGGCCAAATTGGGGCCAGAACCCCTGCATCGCAGCCTCAATGGTCGTTACCTCCACCAGGGTTCCCGTGGGCGTCAACTGGCAGTAAAAAATTATATTATGGATCAAAGCGTGGTGGTGGGGGTCGGCAACATCTACGCCAGCGAGGCGCTGTTTCGCGCCGGCATTGCTCCCGCTCAAGCCGCAGGTAAAGTGGGCTTAGGACGCTACCGGGCGCTGGCCTGTGCCATTAAAGCGGTGTTGGGGGATTCAATCGAACAGGGTGGGACCACGCTGCGGGATTTTATTGGCAGTGATGGCAAACCGGGCTACTTTGTACAATCCCTCAATGTCTATGGGCGTGCGGGTAAAGCGTGCCCAAAATGTGGCACCACCATAGAAAAACAGGTACTGGGGCAGCGCTCCAGCTATTATTGCCCCCAATGCCAGCGGGCCTAGGGGATCACTTTTTTAGCATGATTAAGATTGCCCAAAATATCATAAAGCAGGGTCATGCCCATTTCATGACGATCATGATCGGTCAATAACAAGGCGATGCCCTTATTCATGGTCCGTACAACTTCGCAGTGAAATTTTAAGGCCTTACCAAGTTTTGGGTGCATGGTAATGGTCCCTATGGTGCCAGGAGCCATATGGGCTGGGGTTGTGGGCAAGCGTACAAAAAGGCCCTCTGCCGAGATATCTTGGGTTTGACCCGATAGGCTTATACCACCCTTAAAATGCATATCGGCACGAACATTATGGGTAATGCGCAGATGCTTGCGATGGCCACTGTCTATAGCCGTTTGGTAGGGGGTCGCTTTTTTGATGGGCGAAATGTTGATTTGGAAATCATTGGGTTTAATGGCTGCACTACCCTGCTTGTTTTTGACCGACATCTCAGCCCCCTTTATTCTGCGTGCAAAGGCTTGTTGTCGTGCCGTAAAGCCTATGCGCTCATAATCGCAGAATTCTCCCCAACCTGACAGCATTATTTTTCTCTGCTGTGACATTTGGTCATGTTTGGGTGTTCTTGGATCTCCAACATGACATAGGGTTTTGACGCTCTTGTCTATGCCGTATTATTTGAAACAATTTGAAAAGGATATGAAAATAAGCCGGGTATAACCTGGCCTTTGGTTTTTTCTATGGTCAAGGGATGGGGCCTGAGGCTGCCAAACCCCGGGACCGGTTTGATACCGGCCCTAGGTGGCTTGGATTAAGGGGAACCGTGGTGGGGTTTTGGCTTGGGAGGGTCCGTGGGCAGTTGCACCGTTAAGCTCTGTTGCTGGCCATCCCGGACAAGGGTCAGGGTCAGCGTGTCGCCCCAATGGTGCTGGCGTAACAAGCGTACCAAATGATGATTGCTCAGGGTAGCTTGGCCCTCTAATGCGATGATGCGATCCTTTGCCTGCATACCCGCCCCCTCAGCAATGCTGTTGGGCATGACCTGAGCAATCTCCACCGGGCCATGGGCGCTCTTGGCGGCCTCCTCTAATAAAATACCCAAACGGACCGGCGGGGGTTGTTCCACCCGTTCCATAATGGGTGTGCCCCAAGCGTAGTCGCCGCTATCTGGTTTTATCCCATCGCTGCCACTGCTCCAGGGAATCACCGTGGCGATTTGCGTAAGGCCCAGCGCCTTGAGTTGGTGGGGTATACCATAACCAAATTCGATGTGCCCGGTGCCAGCCAAACCAATGGCGATGCCGTTGGGATGACGTTGTGCCCAATCATAAAGCCCCTGGGCCATAACGGTATCCCAGGTGGTTTGCGCTTGGATAAAGCTTTCTGCCGAACCCTTTAGGGGCATTTGTGGATGGTGGGCCGCTAAAATATCCTGCAAATAGTGACGATAAGCTTGGGCCGGGGGGGCTGGTGTGGGAAGCTGCTGGCGTTGGGTAGGGTCAAGCTTGTCCAACCCTTTTTCCCGTATCTCGGCAATGATGCTGCGCTTGACATTAAGCGCCAACAACGGCAAATGGTGGTCCCGCACATAACGCAAAATGGGCAGATACAGCTCAGGCTCCATGCCCCAGGTAAAGTACCATTCGGTTTCATCCAAAAAGGCTTCTTCGCTTAACGCGCCCGCACTCCAGCGGTCTAAGACCGGCTGTAAATGACGGGGAAACTGCTCCATGCCCACCGCCACCAAACCATGCTTTTGGTGCAGAGCCTGAATCACCTGTAATTGTACCCCATGTTGGTGGGGATCATCATGCTGCTCCCCCACTAACACCACCCGCTGCTGGCTAAGCTGTTCCACCAAAGCCCCTTGAGTGAGGGTGTTGCGGCTGTGCAGCTCCACAATCTCATGGGTCTTAACCGAAACGGGCATGTTGCTCCCCACCAAAAAGGCCAATAAAAGAGCGCCTCCCGCGATCAGGGGTGCGGCCATGTTATCTCTCCCACAATTTAAGCAGTGGATGTTGAAAATGCTGGTGAATCAGGGCCATTACCCCAGCCAACGCCCGCCGATCCACAAAAACGCGGGCCTGTTTACGGCGGCAGTGCCCCAGAAAATTAATGCGCTCCGAAGCCTGCTCCGCCCAGCGTAAACGTCCATTCCCCTCCAACACCGGAATGCTACCACGACTGCCCACCGCATACTGCATATGGGCATACGGGGCGCGGTGTAGGCTATCTACATGGACCAGTAGACTGAGTGGAACGTTCCATTGACGACCACTTTCTGGTTCCACAATCTCCAAAGGGTGATCCCCATGGCTGTGCAAAAAGTGCTGCAAAGCCTGGGCGGCATCGGCATCCAAAATAACATCCGTGGCACCATCTTGATCCTGCACCCCTTCATCCCCCTCTTCCCATAAACGCTGCTCAGGGTCCATATGCCACAGCAGGCGCTTGTAGGGGGCTAAACGGTGCTGAAACATGCCGCTCTTGCGACGTAGCTCCCAAAGCAGAGGCGTATCCTGCTGCGTCAGCGTAAGCCGTGACCAGTAGCCGATGGCATAATCCAAGACCGCATCATCTAACGCTTGAAACAGGGCGGGCTCTTGCGCCTCGGCTTGGCGCTCCTGCTGAAGATAGCGCACCAGCTCCATCGGTGTGCCGCTGGGCAGGGGCTGGTGGGCATCCAGCAATGCCAGCAGAGTGCGGATGATGTGAATCAGCAGTGCCTCAAACGCTCGCACTGCCTTGTGATCATACACCTGCCGATACATATCATCGCGAGCGGCAATGTAGGACTCCAACGCCGCTGGCCCTTTGGCGATCTCTACGCACAGCAGCGGGCCAGAGGCCGTCTGTTTAAGCCGTAAAGAGCGCATCAACCACGCCGCATCAAAGCGGCCATAGCGTACCCCGGTAAAATGGGCGTCCCGCTGAAGATAATCCATGCGGTCGGCGTCCAGCTGGCTGGAGATAAATTGTCGGGCCAGTCCCAATAACCCGGTCGCCTCACCAGAGCCTAGGATGAGGGCTAACTCATGGGTAAAACGCGCGTGGTCTAAATGGTGTTTTTCACAAAAGTGGTGGATTGCCCGGCGAACGGGGCTATCGTGCTCAAGCAGCGCAATACCCCGCAGCTCATGGGCGATGGGGGTAGGGCTGACATGCTCAAAAACATGGGAGTATGGGCCATGCCCCAGATCGTGGATGAGCGCCGCCACCCGAATTTGCAGACCCAAGAGAGGTGAAATCACCCCAGGATGGCCTTGCGCGACCTCGGCAATCATGCGGGTTGCCAAATGCATGGTGCCCAAAGCGTGGGAAAAACGGCTATGTTCGGCAGAGGGGTAGACCTTGGCCGCCGGGCCAAGCTGCCGGATGCGCCGCAGGCGTTGCAAGGGCGGAGTGTCGATGAGGGCCAGCAAGAGGGTATCGCCCCAGGCCCAGGGCGGCGACTCCTCCATAGGCCCGCTGTGCAGGCGCAACTCAATCATGTCATGCACCGGATCCCGGAACAGCTTGACCGGCGCGCTCTCCAGTTCGGTCACGATGGGGCTCCTTGTTAGCAATGCGTGACAAATATCCCTAAGCAAGCTAGCCGCTAACCCAGAGGCAGCACCGTCTTGGGTAGGGGCGCGATTGTCTATTTATAGGCCTTTCAATAGAGGGTTTTCACTGACACTGCCAGCCAGCGCCAACACCTCCCAGGCGGCCCGGTATTTTTGCAGGCGAGCCAGATCCTCAGCTTGCAGATTCTCCGGAAGCCGCCGAATGTCCATATTATCCTCCAAATCGGCGCGTTTAACGGCACTGGCGATGGGGTGGGCCATGACCCGCCGCAGATACTCGGCATAGTTCTCGCTGGGCTTGCGGGTCAGCAGCTCCACCGCATAAAGCACATCGTAAGAAAAGCCAGTCTCGCCCAAAAATTGCAGGGTAACCTCGGTATCTTCCACCACATCATGCAGTACGGCCACTTGGCGGGCAGTATCACTGGTTTGGCTCATCATCACCCGTAAGGGGTGCAAAATATAGGGCTGCCCAGCCTTATCCTTTTGCCCTTTATGGGCGCGGGTGGCAATGGCAATGGCGGTCTCTAAGTCGGCCATAATGGCTCTCCCCCTTAATCCAACGGCAGATGATGTTTAAACGATGGCCAGCATACGTTCCAGGGCAACCTTGGCCATAGCCGCCTGCTGGGCGGGCACCACAATGGGGTTGACCACCTCGCCAGCGATGAGATTCTCTAAGCTCCACAACAGATGTTGCGGATCAATGCGAAACATGGTCGAACACATGCACAGGGTGGGACTAAGAAAATGAATCTCTTTTTCTGGCATCTCATGCTTGAGACGGTTGACCAAATTCAACTCGGTGCCAATGACAAATTGGCTACCCGCCGGTGCCTCGCGCACGCGGCTTTGGATCAGCTCGGTGGAGCCTAGGGCATCCGCCTTTTGACACACCTCAAAACTGCACTCGGGATGACAAATCACCTGAACCCCGGGCAGACGCTGACGCCACTGCTCAATGTGGGCGGGCTGGAAGAGCTGGTGGACCGAGCAAAAGCCGTCCCACAAAATGATCTTGGCGGCCTTGATCTGCGCCGGCGTCAACCCCCCCATGGGTTCGGTTGGACGCCATAAGACCATCTCTTCCAACCCAATACCCATGGCGGCACCGGTATTGCGGCCCAGATGTTGATCAGGAAAAAAGAGTACCTTCTCCCGCTCACCAAAGGCCCACTTGAGCACGTGGGCAGCATTGGATGAGGTGCAGACCGTGCCCCCATGCTCCCCGCAGAAGCCCTTTAAATCCGCCGCCGAATTTACATAGGTGATGGGGGTTAGGGTGGCTTCGGCATCCAACAGGGTGTTAAGCTGGCGCCAACAATCCTCCACAGCGGGAAGGTCGGCCATATCGGCCATGGAGCAGCCCGCAGCCATATCAGGCAAAATGGCGGTTTGGTGGGGGGCGGAGAGAATATCGGCCACCTCTGCCATAAAATGCACACCACAAAAGAGGATATAATCGGCCTCGGGCCGTTGCGAGGCCAGCCGGGCTAGCTTGAGGGAGTCCCCCGTTAGATCGGCGTAGCGGTAGACCTCTTCTCGCTGGTAGTGGTGCCCTAAAATCACACAGCGGTTGCCCAAGGCCGCTTTGGCCGCCACAATACGGGCATCCAGTTCTGCATCGGTGAGTTGGTAGAGGGGGTCTAGAGCCACTTTGTTTGCAGTCGTCATTGCCCATTTCCAGTTGGTCAGCCCTATGGGCTGGCGTCAAACACGAATCTTAGGAGAGAGATGCTCCCCATTTCACACACACAATGTACCCACCAGAGCCATGAACTCAAGGAGGAAATCCGCTCCAAGGCGCTGGAAATGGGTTTTGATAGCGTAGCCTTTGCCCCACCAACCCCGCCACCCCACCATGAATGCCTCGATGCGTGGCTGGCCGCCGGGGGGCATGGGGATATGGCGTGGATGGCCCGTAACCAGGAGCGGCGGGTGGATCCTGCCCAGTTAATGCCAGGGTTGGCGACCATTATGGTGGTGGGGGTCAACTATCAACCCGACCCCACTTTATTGACCACCCTGCATAAGCCCGCTAAAGGGTATATCTCCGCCTATGCACGCAACAAGGATTATCATGATATCCTTAAAAAGCGCCTCAAGGCCCTCGCTCAATGGTTAGAGAAGCGCCTGGGTCACGCCCACGAGGGGCGGCTGTTTGTGGATACCGCGCCGCTGTTGGAACGTCCGGTAGCGGCCCACTCTGGATTAGGCTGGCAGGGTAAAAACAGCATGCTGGTGTCGCGACACTATGGCTGCTGGCTCTTTTTGGGGGAGTTTTTTCTCTCCCTAGCGCTGCCCGCCGATGCCTGCGAGCCCGATCATTGCGGGCAGTGTAGACGCTGCCAGCAAGCCTGCCCGACCGGGGCTTTGGATCGCCCCTATTGGCTGCTGGCCCCCGATTGTTTGGCCTATTGGACCATTGAAACCGATCTGCCCATTCCCCACGCTCTGCGTCGGGCTATGGGCAATCGTGTCTATGGCTGTGATGATTGTGTGATGGTCTGCCCCTTTAACCGCTTTGGCGCACCGACTCAAGATCCCCTGTTGCAGCCACAAGATGGCGGCCAAGAGCCCGACCTGCTGATGTTGGCGCAATTGACCGAAGAAACCTTTCGCAGCATGTTTCGGCAATCGCCGGTCAAGCGCAGTGGGCGCATACGGCTACAACGTAATGTGGCGGTGGCGCTGGGTAATTGGGGTAGTGCAGAGGCAATTGCGATGCTTAACCAACTCTTAACCCATGAACACCCGCTGGTGCGTGGCCATGCCGTCTGGGGCCTGGGGGAGCATCGGCATCACATCGCTGTTGCAGAAGCGTTGCAACAGGCTTGGCGGGTTGAAGCAGACGGCTATGTGCGGCAGGAGTTGGCGCGGTTGTGTCAGGGTGTCTAAAACACCAGAGGGGGAGGGGCTTAGACGCTCTCTTCTTCATCTGGCAGGGGCTCGGTATAGATGGGGTTGCGGCGCATGGCACTCACTAAAAACTGCGTCGCCCGCTCCAACTGTTGACGGCGGGCCTCGGGCGCTAAATGCCAGCGGGCATAGTGGGCGGTATCTTCGGCGACTTGGTTGGCGCGAATCATCTGCAGAGCGTGCTGCGCGACCTGTTGATCACGCTGCTGCTGGGATTGCTGCTGGGACGCTTGCTCGTCATCCTCCCGCTCTTGGTGGCGCACCACACGCTGGACCGACTCCACCGGTTCATGGCTGGCGGTGTGGCCCACGTTGGGCTTGCTACGCTGACGGAGCGCGGGACTCTGGTTTGACGCCTGGGTGGTCTCGACATGGTGCTCAGCCTCGGCCTTGCCATTTTCGGTGCGTATATCCCGGCGGTCGCGGCTGCGACTCACCTCTCTTTGAAACGCACTGAGCAGCCCAAACACCATGACATTTTGAACGGGGTTAAACATGGTTGCAATCCTCCTGCTTCTCTTATCGGTGGATTGGCGATGAATGATCAATCAAAAATGCTTTGTCGTCTTAAATAAACCTTATTTCTGGCGGTCGACACGCTGCTGGCGCTGGTCGGTGCTGCACCACTGGGCCACGCTACAGCTTTCACATAACGGTTTACGTGCTTTGCAGGTGTAACGTCCCAACAATATCAACCAATGGTGGGCATGGTCCATAAAATGGGGGGGAATCACCTTGATCAAGGGGGCCTCAGTTGACTCTGGGGTTTTACTACTCACCAGACCCAAACGGTTCGAGACCCGAAAAACATGGGTATCTACCGCCATGGTGGGCTGACCAAAAGCAACATTCAATACCACATTGGCGGTTTTACGTCCCACCCCAGGCAGGGCTTGCAGCGCTTCGCGGCTCTGGGGTACTTGGCTGTCATGTTCCGCAACCAACTTTTTTGCCAGCAAGCCCAAATTTTTGGCCTTGCTGTTAAACAGGCCGATGGTACGAATATAGGGTTTGATACCCTCTTCCCCCAAATCGGCCATGGCTTGGGGGGTGGGGGCGGCGGCAAACAGTCCGGGGGTGGCCTTGTTCACTCCGGCATCGGTGGATTGGGCCGAGAGCACCACCGCCACCAGCAATTCAAAGGGGTTGCGATAATCCAGTTCACTCTTAGGCTCGGGATTGGCCGCCTTGAGGGTGCTGAAAATGGATTCAATCTCGTGTTTGCTCTTACGGGCCATGGTGCGCTTCCATTGAATTGAGGTTTCTCAAGGGTTATACCAGATACAGGGCATGTGTGCCCAATGCTTTCACACGGCCAATGGAGCCTTGCTATGCCTACGCAGATTCACCACACCACCTGCCCCTTGGATTGCCCCAGTGCCTGCGCCTTGGAAGTTACCTTGCAGCAGGGGCAGCTCAAGGGGATCAAAGGGGATGCCCAACACCCCTTCACCCAAGGGGTTATCTGCGGCAAAGTGGCCCGCTATGGGGCGGTGCAAAATGGCCCACGTATCACCCAACCCATGAAACGGGTCGGCCCCAAAGGGTTGGGCCACTTTGAGCCCATAAGCTGGGATGAGGCCATGCAAACCGTGGTGGCGCAGCTACAGAGCCGCATCAGCCGTTATGGGGCCGAAACCGTTTGGCCCTACTGGTATGGTGGCAGCATGGGGCTGTTGCAACGCAAAGCGCTGGAGCGCTTGACCCATCGGGCCGGGTTTAGCCGTATGAAGGGCACCATCTGCTCCTTTGTCGGAGTTTCTGGCTGGCAGGCAGGGGTGGGCACCTTTTATGGCCCTTCGGCGGAGGATATGGCCGCTTCCAGTGATCTGGTGATTTTGTGGGGCATCAATGCGGTTTCGACCCACATCAATCTCATGAATTTTGTGAAAAAGGCCCGCGCCCGTGGGGCACGCCTAGTGGTGGTGGATCCCTACCGCAACCGTACCGCGAAACTGGCCGATGAGCATCTTAATCCCCGCCCCGGCACCGATGGCGCACTGGCCGCCGCCATGATGCATGTCTTGCTGGCAGAGGGGCTGGCCAACCGCGACTATCTGGCCCGCATGAGTGATTTTGATGGCGAGGTGGAGGCCCACCTGAGCCACAAAACCCCCGAGTGGGCGGCGCACATTACCGGCTTGTCGGCGGAAACCATCCGCGCTTTTGCCCGCCAGTATGGGCAGGCCGCCGCCCCCTATATTCGTATGGGGCTGGGAATGAGCCGTCAGAACAACGGCGCGGTCAATATTCACGCCGTAAGCTGTTTGCCCGCCATGGTTGGCGCGTGGGAGAAGCCCGGTGGTGGTGCCATGATGATGTCTCACGGGGCCTTTGGGGTGAATATTCAGGCGATTACCGCCCCGCATTTGGTGGATGGCACACCCAGCCGCGAGCTGGATATGAGCCGTCTTGGCGCCGTGCTGGGGGATGCCCAGTTAGCCCCGCCGGTAACAGCCATGCTCATCATGAGCGTGAACCCGGCGGTGACAGCACCGGATCTGGGAGCGGTCTATCGCGGCCTAACCCGCGATGATCTGTTTACCGTCGTGCATGAGCAGGTGATGAGCGATACCGCCAAATTTGCCGATATTCTGCTGCCCGCCACCACCTTTTTGGAGCATGAAGATCTCTATAGCTCGTATGGTCAATACACCTTGCAACATGCCGAGGCGCTGTTGCCGCCACCGGGTGCCTGCCGCTGTAACCATGATTGGGTCAATGATCTGGCTCAGCGTTTGGGCTTTACGGAAGAGGTGTTTCAACGCAACCTAAGCGAGACGGTGGCGCAGGTGCTGGCGGATTCCAAGCTGCCCCCCCGTGAGCAGTGGTCGCAGCGTTGGCACAATGTTACCCCCCATGAGGCAGATCGCTACCACCGCAACGGCTTTGGTCACGCCGATGGCAAATTTCACTTTCGGCCCGCATGGGGGAATACCGCCATGCCCGCGCTGCCCGACCATTGGGCGGTGAATCGTCGGGATTTGCCCTCGGATCGAGCCTATCCGCTGGATTTTATGACCCCACCCGCCCACGCGGTGTTAAATTCAACCTTTACCCTAAGTGCGGACCATGAGCAAAAATTAGGGGAGCCAACCTTAATGATCAACCCTGTGGATGCCGCTGAACGGGGCATTGTTGAGGGGGATTGGGTGGTGGCCTATAATGCCTTGGCGTTTTTGCGCTTTAAGGCCCATGTGAGCGAAGATGTACGCCCGGGCTTAACCCTGTGTGAGAGTAATTTTGCCGCACATGCGTTTAAAGAGGGGATCTCCCTCAATGCGCTGAGCCATGCCAACGCGGTGCTGCCCCATGGCGGGGTGGCTTTTCATGATAACCGGGTGCAGGTGGAAAAGGTGGATTAAGGGCCTTAGGAGGCCAAGCCTCGATGCGGTGGCTAGTGTGGGTGAACAGGAGAGGTTTTGAGATGGGGGAACCGATCGCGTGAGAGGGCTATTATGAAGACTCGGCAAGCGGGGCGTTATTTGGTCGTCACGCTGGCAGGTACG
Protein-coding sequences here:
- a CDS encoding molybdopterin oxidoreductase family protein, whose protein sequence is MPTQIHHTTCPLDCPSACALEVTLQQGQLKGIKGDAQHPFTQGVICGKVARYGAVQNGPRITQPMKRVGPKGLGHFEPISWDEAMQTVVAQLQSRISRYGAETVWPYWYGGSMGLLQRKALERLTHRAGFSRMKGTICSFVGVSGWQAGVGTFYGPSAEDMAASSDLVILWGINAVSTHINLMNFVKKARARGARLVVVDPYRNRTAKLADEHLNPRPGTDGALAAAMMHVLLAEGLANRDYLARMSDFDGEVEAHLSHKTPEWAAHITGLSAETIRAFARQYGQAAAPYIRMGLGMSRQNNGAVNIHAVSCLPAMVGAWEKPGGGAMMMSHGAFGVNIQAITAPHLVDGTPSRELDMSRLGAVLGDAQLAPPVTAMLIMSVNPAVTAPDLGAVYRGLTRDDLFTVVHEQVMSDTAKFADILLPATTFLEHEDLYSSYGQYTLQHAEALLPPPGACRCNHDWVNDLAQRLGFTEEVFQRNLSETVAQVLADSKLPPREQWSQRWHNVTPHEADRYHRNGFGHADGKFHFRPAWGNTAMPALPDHWAVNRRDLPSDRAYPLDFMTPPAHAVLNSTFTLSADHEQKLGEPTLMINPVDAAERGIVEGDWVVAYNALAFLRFKAHVSEDVRPGLTLCESNFAAHAFKEGISLNALSHANAVLPHGGVAFHDNRVQVEKVD